Sequence from the Rhodanobacteraceae bacterium genome:
GCGAGCATCCGGTCGAGTCACTGATGCACCGGTACTTTCGCGCAGCCAGCGATATCGACCGCCTCTCGCAAGCCCTGATCGAACGCATGGCGCGCCGCGTGGAAGAAGTGCACACGCCGCTGGCGACCATTGCCGGCAGCCAGCACTTCGGCCTGCGTGAAGACGCCATCGAAGCCCTGGACAGCTACAAGGGATTCACCGCCCCGGCGGATCTGATGGAGCCCTTTCAATGCCTGACCCGGAATGCCAGCTCGCGCACACTGGGCCCTGATCTGGCTCAGGCGCTGGCCAAGGCCTTGCCCAGATTCAGACGGGCCCTGGCCCAGGATCGGCTGGCCCACGAGGCGCTGGAATCGATCCTGCGCACGCGCCGGCCTTTCCGCGCCTTGAGCGAAATGCACCGCCATGGTCTGCTCGGCGCATTGCTGCCCGCCTTTGCGCGTGTCAGCGGACGGATGCAGTACGATTTGTTCCATGTCTACACCGTCGATCAGCACACGCTGTTCCTGATTCGCAATCTGGAACGCTTTTTCGAACCGGAAGCCGACAAGCAGTTCGAACTCGCCCACGAGCTGGCGCAACGCGTGCGCCAGCCAGAGCTGCTGTTCTACGCCGGCATCTTCCACGATATCGCCAAGGGCCGCGGCGGGGACCACTCGCAACTGGGCGCCGGCGATGCCCGCCGCTACCTGCGCGGCCTGGGCTGCGCCCGGGCCGACATCGAAATGGTGGCCTGGCTGGTGGAGAACCACCTGCTGATGTCGGTCACGGCACAGAAGCAGGATATCCAGGATCCAGAAGTGGTGCGCCGATTCGCCGAAAAGGTGGGCGACTGGGAACGGCTCGAATGCCTGTACCTGCTGACCGTGGCTGATATCCGCGCCACCAATCCCAAGCTCTGGAACGGCTGGAAGAGCAAGCTGCTGAGCGACCTCTACCAGGCCGCCCGATTCCAGCTGCGGCGCGGCACCGATCAACCCGTCAACCGCCAGGATCGCGTGCGCGCAACGCGCCTGAAGGCGCTGGAGTTACTGACCGGCGAAGGCTGCATGTTCAGCGCCGTCGAGGCGCTCTGGGATGACTTTCCGGAACAGAGCTTCTGGCGTTACACACCGGATCAGCTGCGCTGGCTGACCCATGCCATCGTCAGCGGCGGTCGGCCCGGCCAGCCCCTGATCGCCGTCCGCGCGGTCGGCGGCGGCGGCACCCGCGAGATCTTCGTGCGTGTTCCCGACCAGGCCGGCATCTTCGCCACGATCACCTCGATGCTGGATCGCATGGATCTGTCAGTCATTGCCGCGCGGATCATGACCTGCAAGTCCAGGCACACCCTGGACACCTTCCAGGTGCTGGACATGCGCAAGGAAGAGCAGGATTCGATGACCCGCAATCTGGAGATCCAGATGGCGCTCAGCATGGCTTTCGCCGAAAAGCCGCTGAAACCCCGCCTGGCCAAGCGCAGAGCCACCCGCGAACAGCGTCTGTTCAAGTTTCCACCACGCATCGCCTTCGAATCGCGCAGCGATGACAGCGGTACCCTGCTGTCACTGGTGTGCGCCGACCGCCCCGGCCTGCTGGCCAGCGTCGCCCACGCCTTCAAGGATGCCGACGTGCGCGTGCATTCGGCCCGCATCGCCACCTTCGGCGAGCGCGCCGAGGATTTCTTCACCGTGACCACCCAGGACGGCCAGAAACTCGACGCCGCCGGCGCCGAGCGCGTGCGTGAAGCGCTGCTGGCCAGGGTCAGCGACAGCTGACAAGCGCGCGCCGCGCCCGTCTTGACGTAGGAGCGACCTCGCGTCGCGACCGCTTCAACGTGGGAGCGACCTTGCGTCGCGACCGCTTCAACGTAGGAGCGACCTTGCGTCGCGACCGCTTCAACGTAGGAGCGACCTTGCGTCGCGACCGCTTCAACGTAGGAGCGACCTCGCGTCGCGACCGCTTCAACGTAGGAGCGACCTTGCGTCACGACCGCAGCCATCGGAATACGACACCAGCTGATCGTCTCGCTCGCTGGCGGGCAAGAGC
This genomic interval carries:
- the glnD gene encoding [protein-PII] uridylyltransferase, coding for MADKPAPATDLTRRREHLEQFRTEIKQRFRDSGHASACIRAISSRIDKELRALWVQTVATKVPAESSDGAPSACLIATGGYGRGQLFPGSDVDILVLCAEGRSPALDTAVRAFLAAAWDLGLELSQAVRTLPGLIEFAREDQAGYTALLDARYLCGDRSLSQQMQAQLQAPDLWPPADFLRAKVDERDERHSRHADTAHNLEPNLKNGRGALRDLQTTRWIAKRCFGVSRWPALVELGLLEADEARRLARAEAWLSTLRFALHVISGRHEERVLFDYQPALAQLFNRPGSHPREHPVESLMHRYFRAASDIDRLSQALIERMARRVEEVHTPLATIAGSQHFGLREDAIEALDSYKGFTAPADLMEPFQCLTRNASSRTLGPDLAQALAKALPRFRRALAQDRLAHEALESILRTRRPFRALSEMHRHGLLGALLPAFARVSGRMQYDLFHVYTVDQHTLFLIRNLERFFEPEADKQFELAHELAQRVRQPELLFYAGIFHDIAKGRGGDHSQLGAGDARRYLRGLGCARADIEMVAWLVENHLLMSVTAQKQDIQDPEVVRRFAEKVGDWERLECLYLLTVADIRATNPKLWNGWKSKLLSDLYQAARFQLRRGTDQPVNRQDRVRATRLKALELLTGEGCMFSAVEALWDDFPEQSFWRYTPDQLRWLTHAIVSGGRPGQPLIAVRAVGGGGTREIFVRVPDQAGIFATITSMLDRMDLSVIAARIMTCKSRHTLDTFQVLDMRKEEQDSMTRNLEIQMALSMAFAEKPLKPRLAKRRATREQRLFKFPPRIAFESRSDDSGTLLSLVCADRPGLLASVAHAFKDADVRVHSARIATFGERAEDFFTVTTQDGQKLDAAGAERVREALLARVSDS